ACGGCTTGAATTACGGATAGACAAATTATACCAGAAATAAGGTTACAGATAAAATATGTCGATGCCCCCTCCCCCGACAATATCTTTTCTCCTGGATATTGTCCTGCCTGTCATCTCTATTTTAAACCTTTTCTCTCTTTTACATGTCTAAATAATCAGATGGAAGAAGACATCAATATAATAAAAAAATACCTTGCGGGAAACAATGAGGCGATTGAAGAGCTTGTGTTGAAATACCAGAAGTATATTTATACCTTTATTTACAGGATGACAAACGACATTGAAGAGGCAAAGGATTTGACCCAGGAAACATTTGTCAGGGCTATAAAGGGCGTCAGGGGGTTCAGGATGGAGGCGTCATTCAAGACCTGGTTATACCGGATTGCCATGAACACAAGTCTCAATTACATAAGGCGGAACAGTCATAGAGAGATAGAACTCGAAGAATCAATTGTGGGAAATCAAACCGGGACTTTATCATTGATTATAGATAAGGAAAAGAGAGACCATGTCAAAAGATGCCTGTACGAACTCCCTGATAGGCAGAGACTTACAGTAATTCTCAGGGCATATGCAGGTCTGAACTGTAGTGAGACCGCCAGTGTCATGGGATGTTCAGAAGGTGCTGTAAAGGCCCAGTATCACAACGCTGTGAAGAGATTAAAAGAGATTTCGAAGGAGAGTGGTTATGAGATCAGACCATAACGGGATAAAGGAGATGCTCCCCGAGTATCTGAATGGTTCTCTTACTGAAGAGTTCAGATGTGATATCGAGACTCACCTAAAAGAATGCCGGGAATGTAGAGATGAGTTGTCGTTAATCACGGAGTTCATCTATATTAATGTACCTGATCCCGGAGAGCTCTTCTGGAGGACCCTTCCCCTGAAGGTGCGGGGTGCGGTAGAGAGGGAGAAGGCCGGTCGTTTTTCGCTAAAATCACTGTTCAGACGGCTGCCGTTGCCGGTTGCTGCCGCTGCCGCTCTTCTGCTCATCCTGATACTCTCTTATGTAAAAAAGGAGGAGCAGACACCCGAGTTGGCCCTCTTCTTTGAAGACCCCTTCACTGCTGAAGTTATGGATTACAGTGGTATAACCGAAAAGGATATTCCACTGACTATAGATCGGGTAACTGACAATACAATGTATTTACAGCCTGAGGACTTTGAGGAATATTCCTATTACAGGGAGTTTGCTTCTTTGAGCTCAAAGGAGATGGAGAGCCTCTATGAGGCTTTGAAAACTGATAATGTTTCACCGCAGAGGACGCAGAGACTATAAAAAAGAGATCTCTTTTAGAGTCACAGCAGGTTTGAATCCCGAAGGCTTTCGGCGTTCTCTGCAATAAGCTGAACTTTTACGAAAAAACAACAACAGAGAGGAGGTTTAAAATGCAGAAGAATATATTTACATGTTTGTTTCTATTGCTTTTAGTGGCCGGGCTTGCTGTAAATAGTATGGCCAACCCCCGCGGGGACTTTGACAGACCGGCAAAGGAGCAGATGGAGAGGGTGAGAAATAGGATCGAGACATTGAGGATCTGGAAACTCACCAAGGTCCTCGACCTTGACGAAAAGAGCGCTGCCCGGCTTTTTCCGTTACTGAACAGGTATGACAAGAGGAGGGCCGAGATAGAGCGCTCCCTCAGGGATGGCATGAGAGATCTCAGAGAGGCCCTAAATGAGGGCCGCGAAGGCAGTTTGCGGGATATCCTTAATGAGCTTGAGCAGAACCATAAGGCCCTTCAGGGGCTAAAGGACGAAGAGCGGACAGAGCTGAGAAAGATCCTGACAATACAGCAGCAGGCAAAGTTCGTCATATTCCTGCAGGAGTTCAACCAAGAGATCAGAGGGATCATTGAAGAGGCAAAGAAGAGACGACTTAAGAGATTTGGCTACAATGGACCAGGTGGGCCTCCTCCCTTTCCTTCAGGAAGGCCGTAACAAATCAGCCCGGACAGTACCTTTACACTGTCCGGGCTAAATAGAGTCTGTATACAAGTCAATTTTTCTATCTGTCATTCCGGCTTGTCCGGAATCGTTCTTTGAGAAGGATTCCCGACGCGCTTCACTTGCGGGAATGACAAATGACTGCATAAAGTCGAACAGTTGTCGTTACTCCATCATTCCGGCCTGACCGGAATCGTTTTTTAAGAAAGGATTCTCGACTCCAGAATGTTCGTGGCATCCAGGGCCTGTGAAAAGGGCTGAACAATAATCATGAAAAATAAAATGAAAACCAACAGGACCTTATGTTCAATTTTATGAAAACAACAACTCTCCTGCTCCTCATTGTCTTCACCTCCTGTGGAGGTGGCAGTGGCGCTATCGGAAGTGGAGAAGGCACTCATGCAGCGGATCCGGATGCAAAGATCGCACTTATTGCTCATATGCCGTCGAGTTCATTGGACGAATGGTGGAAACCGACTGTTCTGGCACTTAAAGGCAGGATCGATGCCGTTGACTTACATAAGTGGGGAAATGCCCCTGACTGGAAGATGACCTACCTGTACGAAGCACGTGCCTTCCTGAATGCAAATGGCATGAGTGACGTTGAAATCTGGACAGGCGAAGATGCAACTCATACCGGCCGGCCGAACTCAAGGCCATACCAAACCCTTGAGGATCAGGCCCGCTTTCTTGTCAAACGAATCTGCTGGTCACGCGCAAATGGACTGAATAAGTTTTTCTGGAGCCTGATAATGGACAGGTATGCCTTCAAGGGAGATACAGGCAGCTTTTTTAACTCCATTGGTCTGATCGGTGATGGAGAGCAGAACAATGAACCCGAACCAGGGGGTGTAACCGATGGTTTCAACGCCCGCCGAAATATCTATTGGGCATACAAGCTCCTTGCTGAAAAGACAGACTCAACTGTTGCTACAGAGCTTGGAGAAATGTCTTTAACCGATGAGATTGCAAAACGCTGGGGTTACGAATACCGGCTTAAAACAGACAACCGGCATGTCTTTATATTATGGACGGAGGGAGGCAATCAAGCGTTGACCTTTAGAGTAAATACCAAATCAGTTCATGTCATTGATATGATCGATGTCAATGAATCCGGAACATTTGCTAATGAATATAACGTAGTAGCTGTGAATGGCGAAGTAACTATTTCCGTCGGGGAGAACCCTCTTATGGTGATCGAGAACTGATACCACTGAAACTAAAGGACAGGAAACTGTAACCTTAGGGGAAACCCTGTACTTGTAGCGATATACTGATAGAAACAGTATTCTTTATTTTAATCTTATTACAGGAGATATAAGATGAAACAGTCATTAAGCCTTCGGCTCACAAAGGAGAATGAAAATTACCACAGCCTCCCATGGGGAAGGGGGTTAGGGTGGGGTGGGGATTTTCAGGTGAAAAAGTTCTTAAGTTTAGTCCTGCTTATTATGATGGTGACGTCG
The sequence above is drawn from the bacterium BMS3Abin08 genome and encodes:
- the rpoE gene encoding ECF RNA polymerase sigma-E factor → MEEDINIIKKYLAGNNEAIEELVLKYQKYIYTFIYRMTNDIEEAKDLTQETFVRAIKGVRGFRMEASFKTWLYRIAMNTSLNYIRRNSHREIELEESIVGNQTGTLSLIIDKEKRDHVKRCLYELPDRQRLTVILRAYAGLNCSETASVMGCSEGAVKAQYHNAVKRLKEISKESGYEIRP